From one Eucalyptus grandis isolate ANBG69807.140 chromosome 9, ASM1654582v1, whole genome shotgun sequence genomic stretch:
- the LOC104419281 gene encoding benzaldehyde dehydrogenase, mitochondrial: MAARKLLLLSQYSSAHLRSIGRSRGWTRGIGSYSSSSVVDEPVTPSVKITDTQLLINGKFVDAASGKTFPTLDPRTGDVITHVAEGDAEDVNRAVAAARKAFDEGPWPRMTAYERSRILLRFADLLEKHIDDLAAIETWDNGKPYKQAAEDEIPGFIRLMRYYAGWADKIHGLTVPVDGKYHVQTLHEPIGVAGQIIPWNFPLLMFAWKIGPALACGNTVVLKTAELTPLSALYATRLLHEAGLPPGVLNIISGFGRTAGSALCSHMDVNKLAFTGSTETGRTVLDLAAKSNLKPVTLELGGKSPFIVCEDADIDKAVELAHFALFFNQGQCCVAGSRTFVHESVYDEFVEKARARAMKRVVGDPFKPGVEQGPQIDIKQFEKIRTYIKSGIESGATLECGGEQYGSKGFFVQPTVFSNVQDNMLIAKDEIFGPVQTISKFKDLDEVIRRANKSRYGLAAGVFTQNIDTANTLARALQAGSVCINCYHVFDAAIPFGGYKMSGIGREKGVYGLNNYLQVKAVVNPLKNPAWL; encoded by the exons ATGGCCGCCAGGAAGCTTCTTTTACTCTCTCAATATTCGTCTGCTCATCTGCGTTCAATCG GCCGAAGTCGTGGCTGGACAAGAGGCATTGGCTCGTATAGCAGCTCTTCTGTGGTAGACGAACCAGTCACTCCGTCTGTTAAGATAACCGACACTCAGCTTCTCATAAATGGGAAGTTTGTAGATGCTGCATCAG GAAAAACTTTCCCCACCCTTGATCCTAGGACAGGAGACGTGATCACCCATGTCGCAGAGGGCGATGCAGAGGATGTTAACCGCGCGGTTGCTGCTGCTCGTAAGGCATTTGATGAGGGACCATGGCCAAGGATGACTGCCTAT GAAAGGTCGCGCATACTTCTTCGGTTTGCGGATCTACTCGAGAAGCATATTGATGATCTCGCAGCAATTGAGACTTGGGATAATGGAAAGCCCTACAAACAGGCCGCAGAAGATGAAATTCCCGGCTTCATAAGATTGATGCGTTATTATGCTG GTTGGGCAGATAAAATCCACGGTCTCACCGTCCCAGTAGATGGAAAGTATCATGTCCAAACCCTGCATGAACCTATCGGTGTGGCAGGGCAGATCATCCCATGGAACTTTCCGCTGCTAATGTTCGCTTGGAAGATCGGGCCTGCATTAGCATGTGGCAACACAGTGGTGCTAAAGACTGCCGAGCTGACACCACTCTCTGCTCTGTATGCGACAAGGTTACTCCATGAA GCTGGACTTCCTCCGGGTGTCTTGAACATTATCTCTGGCTTCGGTCGGACTGCTGGGAGTGCTCTTTGTAGTCATATGGATGTGAACAAG CTTGCGTTCACCGGATCAACAGAAACCGGTAGAACTGTACTTGATCTGGCTGCAAAAAGCAATCTAAAACCAGTGACTTTAGAACTGGGAGGAAAATCCCCTTTCATTGTCTGTGAGGATGCTGACATTGATAAGGCTGTGGAGTTGGCACATTTTGCCCTCTTCTTCAACCAG GGTCAATGCTGTGTTGCTGGTTCTCGCACTTTTGTGCACGAGAGCGTGTATGATGAATTTGTGGAGAAAGCAAGGGCACGGGCTATGAAACGTGTTGTTGGAGATCCTTTCAAGCCTGGAGTGGAGCAGGGTCCTCAG ATTGACATCAAGCAATTCGAGAAGATTCGCACATACATCAAGTCTGGTATTGAAAGTGGAGCCACTCTTGAATGTGGAGGTGAACAATATGGCTCGAAAGGATTTTTCGTTCAACCTACAGTTTTTTCAAATGTGCAG GATAACATGCTGATAGCAAAAGATGAAATCTTTGGCCCGGTGCAGACCATCTCAAAATTCAA GGATCTTGATGAGGTGATCAGAAGGGCGAATAAATCTCGTTATGGACTCGCTGCTGGAGTTTTCACTCAGAATATTGACACCGCCAACACTTTAGCCCGTGCATTGCAGGCTGGTTCAGTGTGTATTAACTGCTACCATGTTTTTGATGCTGCAATTCCTTTCGGAGGTTacaagatgagtggaattgggaGAGAAAAGGGAGTGTACGGTCTCAATAACTACTTGCAAGTTAAGGCTGTCGTAAATCCATTGAAGAACCCCGCATGGTTATAA
- the LOC104419283 gene encoding uncharacterized protein LOC104419283: protein MMDTSCIMSKDRLEFVGILREALRICTGSPRFLILAFLASFPLFCSLLLNELLLQRTFLHTAHFTFDGAFECIASSSSPGIQRCFFLGLESVLKRWVGEASREVVLMSALYFVIVIPLDLLNTIVFVHNASAIYGGENLPNLREFLVQPFKRIGFRGPLVTFMYALVLSCLTLLGLVSLASNPVGPSVGPVGVIPGVLFVALFAKYMEWSAIWNTGVVISILEEKHGYIALGVAAYLSRGSRRKGFALMLAFFIWRLALRLSCLYFVGHSEESGFVATIVQVYLVCLGNVVKWSVFMVYFCDCKKRFLEKKIDVEEGKATQPVKS from the coding sequence ATGATGGACACCAGCTGCATCATGTCGAAGGACAGGCTCGAGTTCGTCGGGATTCTCAGGGAAGCGCTGAGAATTTGCACCGGCAGCCCCAGGTTCTTGATCCTCGCCTTCCTCGCATCCTTCCCGCTGTTCTGCTCCTTGCTGTTGAACGAGTTACTCCTCCAGCGGACGTTCCTCCACACTGCCCACTTTACGTTTGATGGAGCTTTTGAGTGTATCGCTAGCAGCTCTAGTCCTGGGATCCAGAGATGCTTTTTCTTGGGGCTCGAAAGCGTCCTCAAGAGATGGGTGGGAGAGGCCTCTCGGGAGGTGGTCTTGATGAGTGCCCTGTACTTCGTCATTGTCATACCACTAGACCTCCTCAACACTATCGTGTTCGTTCACAATGCGTCTGCGATTTACGGAGGAGAGAATTTGCCCAATCTGAGGGAATTTTTGGTCCAACCCTTTAAAAGGATTGGCTTCAGGGGGCCTCTGGTCACTTTCATGTACGCGCTTGTGCTCTCTTGCCTCACTTTGCTCGGACTTGTTTCCTTGGCATCTAACCCAGTTGGGCCGTCTGTGGGGCCTGTCGGGGTGATCCCTGGCGTGCTCTTCGTGGCCTTGTTTGCGAAGTATATGGAGTGGAGTGCTATATGGAACACGGGGGTCGTGATCTCAATACTGGAAGAGAAGCATGGTTACATTGCATTAGGAGTGGCTGCATATCTGAGCAGAGGGAGTAGAAGAAAGGGATTTGCCCTTATGCTCGCGTTCTTCATTTGGAGGCTTGCCCTGAGACTGTCTTGCCTCTATTTCGTGGGGCACAGTGAAGAAAGTGGATTTGTTGCGACGATTGTGCAAGTCTATCTAGTGTGTTTGGGGAATGTGGTGAAGTGGTCGGTCTTCATGGTGTATTTCTGTGACTGCAAGAAACGGTTTCTGGAGAAAAAGATTGATGTCGAGGAAGGCAAAGCTACTCAACCTGTGAAAAGCTAG
- the LOC104419284 gene encoding uncharacterized protein LOC104419284: MDTSCIGFVGILREVLRIPTASPRFLILAFLSSFPLFCSLLLNEFLLQQTFLDAAHLGFDGTSEFSASSDSPGFGICDVLGPTRVLKRWVEEASRGLVLMSALYLVIANPLDLLNSMMVVHNASAIYAGEDPPNLRQFFIQPLKRIGFRGPLVTSMYSLVLSCLTLLVIVSFASGNLCGLFSPFGLGRFASALVLAASFTKYLEWSVIWNVGIVISILEEKQGDTALAVAAYLSRGSRRKGVALMLVFFICRLALRLSCLYIARHGRGSGLVASTVVQVCLMCLGNVVKWSVFTVYYCDCKQRFLKKKTDVEEGKADPPVKS, translated from the coding sequence ATGGACACCAGCTGCATCGGGTTCGTCGGGATCCTCAGGGAAGTGCTGAGAATTCCCACCGCCAGCCCCAGGTTCCTGATCCTCGCCTTCCTGTCGTCCTTCCCGCTGTTCTGCTCCTTGCTGCTGAACGAGTTCCTCCTCCAGCAGACGTTCCTCGACGCTGCCCACCTTGGGTTTGACGGAACGTCCGAGTTCAGTGCTAGCAGCGATAGTCCTGGGTTCGGCATATGCGACGTCCTGGGGCCGACAAGAGTCCTCAAGAGATGGGTAGAAGAGGCCTCTCGAGGGTTGGTCTTGATGAGCGCCCTGTACTTGGTCATCGCCAACCCGCTGGACCTCCTCAACTCGATGATGGTCGTTCACAACGCGTCTGCGATTTATGCGGGAGAGGATCCGCCGAACCTGAGGCAATTTTTCATCCAGCCCCTGAAGAGGATTGGCTTCAGGGGGCCCCTGGTCACCTCCATGTATTCGCTCGTGCTCTCTTGCCTCACTTTGCTGGTGATTGTGTCCTTCGCATCGGGTAACCTCTGTGGGTTGTTTTCGCCTTTCGGGCTGGGTAGGTTCGCCAGTGCACTGGTCCTTGCGGCCTCGTTCACGAAGTATCTGGAGTGGAGTGTTATATGGAACGTGGGGATCGTGATCTCCATACTGGAAGAGAAGCAGGGGGACACTGCATTGGCAGTGGCTGCATATCTGAGCAGAGGGAGCAGAAGAAAGGGAGTTGCCCTCATGCTCGTGTTCTTCATTTGCAGGCTTGCCCTGAGATTGTCTTGCCTCTATATCGCACGGCATGGTAGAGGAAGTGGACTTGTCGCGTCGACAGTTGTGCAAGTCTGCTTGATGTGTTTGGGGAATGTGGTGAAGTGGTCGGTGTTCACGGTGTATTACTGCGACTGCAAGCAACGGTTTCTCAAGAAGAAGACTGATGTTGAAGAAGGCAAAGCTGATCCGCCTGTGAAAAGCTAG
- the LOC108955245 gene encoding uncharacterized protein LOC108955245, translated as MSSLRSLEVSPRRDREPGDDAVDAAFAKRGCCFWVPFLGASPSSSDDEEDRPARGVAAAAAGTNWWERVGDMPDDPWWARGWHRVREWSELVAGPRWKTFIRRFNKDRFGRNSQFRYDPLSYALNFDEGPGQNGRPLFGEDVVRRDFSSRYASIPAPCKSSMDLGNHSGPLFT; from the coding sequence ATGTCCTCCTTGCGTTCCCTCGAGGTGTCCCCTCGGCGGGACCGCGAGCCCGGCGACGACGCCGTGGACGCCGCCTTCGCCAAGCGGGGCTGCTGCTTCTGGGTGCCGTTCCTGGGCGCCTCGCCCTCCTCCTCGGACGACGAGGAggaccggccggcgaggggcGTCGCCGCGGCGGCCGCGGGGACGAACTGGTGGGAGCGGGTCGGGGACATGCCGGACGACCCGTGGTGGGCGCGGGGGTGGCACCGGGTGCGGGAGTGGTCGGAGCTGGTGGCGGGGCCGAGGTGGAAGACGTTCATCCGGCGGTTCAACAAGGACCGGTTCGGCCGGAACTCGCAGTTCCGGTACGACCCGCTGAGCTACGCGCTGAACTTCGACGAGGGCCCCGGGCAGAACGGGCGCCCGCTGTTCGGGGAGGACGTCGTCCGCCGGGACTTCTCGTCGAGGTACGCCTCGATCCCGGCGCCGTGCAAGTCCTCCATGGACCTCGGGAACCACAGCGGCCCCCTGTTCACGTGA